The following coding sequences lie in one Eriocheir sinensis breed Jianghai 21 chromosome 19, ASM2467909v1, whole genome shotgun sequence genomic window:
- the LOC127000577 gene encoding uncharacterized protein LOC127000577 isoform X15 codes for MRWLGVKGRYKVKMTENGLTNMRWLGVKGRYKVKMTENGLKNMRWLGVKGRYEVKMTENGLKNMRWLGIKGRYEVKMTENGLKNMRWLGIKGRYEVKMTENGLTNMRWLGVKGKYEVKMTENGLKNMRWLGVKGRYEVKMTENGLKNMRWLGVKGRHEVKMTENGLTNMRWLGVKGRHEVKMTENGLKNMRWLGVKGRYDVKMTENGLKNMRWLGVKGRYKVKMTENGLKNMRWLGVKGRYEVKMTENGLNNMRWLGIKGRYEVKMTENGLKNMRWLGVKGRYEVKMTENGLKNMRWLGVKGRYEVKMTENGLKNMRWLGVKGRYEVKMTENGLKNMRWLGVKGRYEVKMTENGLKNMRWLGVKGRYEVKMTENGLKNMRWLGVKGRYEVKMTENGLKNMRWLGVKGKYEVKMTENGLKNMRWLGVKGRYEVKMTENGLKNMRWLGVKGKYEVKMTENGLKNMRWLGVKGRYDVKMTENGLKNMRWLGVKGRYEVKMTENGLKNMRWLGVKGKYEVKMTENGLKNMRWLGVKGRYEVKMTENGLKNMRWLGVKER; via the exons ATGAGATGGCTTGGAGTTAAGGGAAGGTATAAagtaaaaatgacagaaaatggaCTTACGAACATGAGATGGCTTGGAGTTAAGGGAAGGTATAAagtaaaaatgacagaaaatggaCTTAAGAACATGAGATGGCTTGGAGTTAAGGGAAGGTATGAagtaaaaatgacagaaaatggaCTAAAGAACATGAGATGGCTTGGTATTAAGGGAAGGTATGAggtaaaaatgacagaaaatggaCTAAAGAACATGAGATGGCTTGGTATTAAGGGAAGGTATGAagtaaaaatgacagaaaatggaCTTACGAACATGAGATGGCTTGGAGTTAAGGGAAAGTATGAagtaaaaatgacagaaaatggaCTTAAGAACATGAGATGGCTTGGAGTTAAGGGAAGGTATGAggtaaaaatgacagaaaatggaCTAAAGAACATGAGATGGCTTGGAGTTAAGGGAAGGCATGAggtaaaaatgacagaaaatggaCTTACGAACATGAGATGGCTTGGAGTTAAGGGAAGGCATGAggtaaaaatgacagaaaatggaCTTAAGAACATGAGATGGCTTGGAGTTAAGGGAAGGTATGATgtaaaaatgacagaaaatggaCTTAAGAACATGAGATGGCTTGGAGTTAAGGGAAGGTATAAagtaaaaatgacagaaaatggaCTAAAGAACATGAGATGGCTTGGAGTTAAGGGAAGGTATGAggtaaaaatgacagaaaatggaCTTAATAACATGAGATGGCTTGGTATTAAGGGAAGGTATGAggtaaaaatgacagaaaatggaCTAAAGAACATGAGATGGCTTGGAGTTAAGGGAAGGTATGAagtaaaaatgacagaaaatggaCTAAAGAACATGAGATGGCTTGGAGTTAAGGGAAGGTATGAagtaaaaatgacagaaaatggaCTTAAGAACATGAGATGGCTTGGAGTTAAGGGAAG GTATGAagtaaaaatgacagaaaatggaCTTAAGAACATGAGATGGCTTGGAGTTAAGGGAAGGTATGAagtaaaaatgacagaaaatggaCTTAAGAACATGAGATGGCTTGGAGTTAAGGGAAG GTATGAggtaaaaatgacagaaaatggaCTTAAGAACATGAGATGGCTTGGAGTTAAGGGAAGGTATGAg gtaaaaatgacagaaaatggaCTTAAGAACATGAGATGGCTTGGAGTTAAGGGAAAGTATGAggtaaaaatgacagaaaatggaCTTAAGAACATGAGATGGCTTGGAGTTAAGGGAAGGTATGAggtaaaaatgacagaaaatggaCTTAAGAACATGAGATGGCTTGGAGTTAAGGGAAAGTATGAggtaaaaatgacagaaaatggaCTTAAGAACATGAGATGGCTTGGAGTTAAGGGAAGGTATGATgtaaaaatgacagaaaatggaCTTAAGAACATGAGATGGCTTGGAGTTAAGGGAAGGTATGAagtaaaaatgacagaaaatggaCTAAAGAACATGAGATGGCTTGGAGTTAAGGGAAAGTATGAggtaaaaatgacagaaaatggaCTTAAGAACATGAGATGGCTTGGAGTTAAGGGAAGGTATGAggtaaaaatgacagaaaatggaCTTAAGAACATGAGATGGCTTGgagttaaggaaaggtaa
- the LOC127000577 gene encoding uncharacterized protein LOC127000577 isoform X20, which yields MRWLGVKGRYKVKMTENGLTNMRWLGVKGRYKVKMTENGLKNMRWLGVKGRYEVKMTENGLKNMRWLGIKGRYEVKMTENGLKNMRWLGIKGRYEVKMTENGLTNMRWLGVKGKYEVKMTENGLKNMRWLGVKGRYEVKMTENGLKNMRWLGVKGRHEVKMTENGLTNMRWLGVKGRHEVKMTENGLKNMRWLGVKGRYDVKMTENGLKNMRWLGVKGRYKVKMTENGLKNMRWLGVKGRYEVKMTENGLNNMRWLGIKGRYEVKMTENGLKNMRWLGVKGRYEVKMTENGLKNMRWLGVKGRYEVKMTENGLKNMRWLGIKGRYEVKMTENGLKNMRWLGVKGRYEVKMTENGLKNMRWLGVKGKYEVKMTENGLKNMRWLGVKGRYEVKMTENGLKNMRWLGVKGKYEVKMTENGLKNMRWLGVKGRYDVKMTENGLKNMRWLGVKGRYEVKMTENGLKNMRWLGVKGKYEVKMTENGLKNMRWLGVKGRYEVKMTENGLKNMRWLGVKER from the exons ATGAGATGGCTTGGAGTTAAGGGAAGGTATAAagtaaaaatgacagaaaatggaCTTACGAACATGAGATGGCTTGGAGTTAAGGGAAGGTATAAagtaaaaatgacagaaaatggaCTTAAGAACATGAGATGGCTTGGAGTTAAGGGAAGGTATGAagtaaaaatgacagaaaatggaCTAAAGAACATGAGATGGCTTGGTATTAAGGGAAGGTATGAggtaaaaatgacagaaaatggaCTAAAGAACATGAGATGGCTTGGTATTAAGGGAAGGTATGAagtaaaaatgacagaaaatggaCTTACGAACATGAGATGGCTTGGAGTTAAGGGAAAGTATGAagtaaaaatgacagaaaatggaCTTAAGAACATGAGATGGCTTGGAGTTAAGGGAAGGTATGAggtaaaaatgacagaaaatggaCTAAAGAACATGAGATGGCTTGGAGTTAAGGGAAGGCATGAggtaaaaatgacagaaaatggaCTTACGAACATGAGATGGCTTGGAGTTAAGGGAAGGCATGAggtaaaaatgacagaaaatggaCTTAAGAACATGAGATGGCTTGGAGTTAAGGGAAGGTATGATgtaaaaatgacagaaaatggaCTTAAGAACATGAGATGGCTTGGAGTTAAGGGAAGGTATAAagtaaaaatgacagaaaatggaCTAAAGAACATGAGATGGCTTGGAGTTAAGGGAAGGTATGAggtaaaaatgacagaaaatggaCTTAATAACATGAGATGGCTTGGTATTAAGGGAAGGTATGAggtaaaaatgacagaaaatggaCTAAAGAACATGAGATGGCTTGGAGTTAAGGGAAG GTATGAggtaaaaatgacagaaaatggaCTTAAGAACATGAGATGGCTTGGAGTTAAGGGAAGGTATGAggtaaaaatgacagaaaatggaCTTAAGAACATGAGATGGCTTGGTATTAAGGGAAGGTATGAagtaaaaatgacagaaaatggaCTAAAGAACATGAGATGGCTTGGAGTTAAGGGAAGGTATGAggtaaaaatgacagaaaatggaCTTAAGAACATGAGATGGCTTGGAGTTAAGGGAAAGTATGAggtaaaaatgacagaaaatggaCTTAAGAACATGAGATGGCTTGGAGTTAAGGGAAGGTATGAggtaaaaatgacagaaaatggaCTTAAGAACATGAGATGGCTTGGAGTTAAGGGAAAGTATGAggtaaaaatgacagaaaatggaCTTAAGAACATGAGATGGCTTGGAGTTAAGGGAAGGTATGATgtaaaaatgacagaaaatggaCTTAAGAACATGAGATGGCTTGGAGTTAAGGGAAGGTATGAagtaaaaatgacagaaaatggaCTAAAGAACATGAGATGGCTTGGAGTTAAGGGAAAGTATGAggtaaaaatgacagaaaatggaCTTAAGAACATGAGATGGCTTGGAGTTAAGGGAAGGTATGAggtaaaaatgacagaaaatggaCTTAAGAACATGAGATGGCTTGgagttaaggaaaggtaa
- the LOC127000577 gene encoding uncharacterized protein LOC127000577 isoform X13: MRWLGVKGRYKVKMTENGLTNMRWLGVKGRYKVKMTENGLKNMRWLGVKGRYEVKMTENGLKNMRWLGIKGRYEVKMTENGLKNMRWLGIKGRYEVKMTENGLTNMRWLGVKGKYEVKMTENGLKNMRWLGVKGRYEVKMTENGLKNMRWLGVKGRHEVKMTENGLTNMRWLGVKGRHEVKMTENGLKNMRWLGVKGRYDVKMTENGLKNMRWLGVKGRYKVKMTENGLKNMRWLGVKGRYEVKMTENGLNNMRWLGIKGRYEVKMTENGLKNMRWLGVKGRYEVKMTENGLKNMRWLGVKGRYEVKMTENGLKNMRWLGVKGRYEVKMTENGLKNMRWLGVKGRYEVKMTENGLKNMRWLGVKGRYEVKMTENGLKNMRWLGVKGRYEVKMTENGLKNMRWLGVKGRYEVKMTENGLKNMRWLGVKGRYEVKMTENGLKNMRWLGVKGKYEVKMTENGLKNMRWLGVKGRYDVKMTENGLKNMRWLGVKGRYEVKMTENGLKNMRWLGVKGKYEVKMTENGLKNMRWLGVKGRYEVKMTENGLKNMRWLGVKER; the protein is encoded by the exons ATGAGATGGCTTGGAGTTAAGGGAAGGTATAAagtaaaaatgacagaaaatggaCTTACGAACATGAGATGGCTTGGAGTTAAGGGAAGGTATAAagtaaaaatgacagaaaatggaCTTAAGAACATGAGATGGCTTGGAGTTAAGGGAAGGTATGAagtaaaaatgacagaaaatggaCTAAAGAACATGAGATGGCTTGGTATTAAGGGAAGGTATGAggtaaaaatgacagaaaatggaCTAAAGAACATGAGATGGCTTGGTATTAAGGGAAGGTATGAagtaaaaatgacagaaaatggaCTTACGAACATGAGATGGCTTGGAGTTAAGGGAAAGTATGAagtaaaaatgacagaaaatggaCTTAAGAACATGAGATGGCTTGGAGTTAAGGGAAGGTATGAggtaaaaatgacagaaaatggaCTAAAGAACATGAGATGGCTTGGAGTTAAGGGAAGGCATGAggtaaaaatgacagaaaatggaCTTACGAACATGAGATGGCTTGGAGTTAAGGGAAGGCATGAggtaaaaatgacagaaaatggaCTTAAGAACATGAGATGGCTTGGAGTTAAGGGAAGGTATGATgtaaaaatgacagaaaatggaCTTAAGAACATGAGATGGCTTGGAGTTAAGGGAAGGTATAAagtaaaaatgacagaaaatggaCTAAAGAACATGAGATGGCTTGGAGTTAAGGGAAGGTATGAggtaaaaatgacagaaaatggaCTTAATAACATGAGATGGCTTGGTATTAAGGGAAGGTATGAggtaaaaatgacagaaaatggaCTAAAGAACATGAGATGGCTTGGAGTTAAGGGAAGGTATGAagtaaaaatgacagaaaatggaCTAAAGAACATGAGATGGCTTGGAGTTAAGGGAAGGTATGAagtaaaaatgacagaaaatggaCTTAAGAACATGAGATGGCTTGGAGTTAAGGGAAG GTATGAagtaaaaatgacagaaaatggaCTTAAGAACATGAGATGGCTTGGAGTTAAGGGAAGGTATGAagtaaaaatgacagaaaatggaCTTAAGAACATGAGATGGCTTGGAGTTAAGGGAAGGTATGAagtaaaaatgacagaaaatggaCTTAAGAACATGAGATGGCTTGGAGTTAAGGGAAGGTATGAa gtaaaaatgacagaaaatggaCTTAAGAACATGAGATGGCTTGGAGTTAAGGGAAGGTATGAg gtaaaaatgacagaaaatggaCTTAAGAACATGAGATGGCTTGGAGTTAAGGGAAGGTATGAggtaaaaatgacagaaaatggaCTTAAGAACATGAGATGGCTTGGAGTTAAGGGAAAGTATGAggtaaaaatgacagaaaatggaCTTAAGAACATGAGATGGCTTGGAGTTAAGGGAAGGTATGATgtaaaaatgacagaaaatggaCTTAAGAACATGAGATGGCTTGGAGTTAAGGGAAGGTATGAagtaaaaatgacagaaaatggaCTAAAGAACATGAGATGGCTTGGAGTTAAGGGAAAGTATGAggtaaaaatgacagaaaatggaCTTAAGAACATGAGATGGCTTGGAGTTAAGGGAAGGTATGAggtaaaaatgacagaaaatggaCTTAAGAACATGAGATGGCTTGgagttaaggaaaggtaa
- the LOC127000577 gene encoding uncharacterized protein LOC127000577 isoform X9: MRWLGVKGRYKVKMTENGLTNMRWLGVKGRYKVKMTENGLKNMRWLGVKGRYEVKMTENGLKNMRWLGIKGRYEVKMTENGLKNMRWLGIKGRYEVKMTENGLTNMRWLGVKGKYEVKMTENGLKNMRWLGVKGRYEVKMTENGLKNMRWLGVKGRHEVKMTENGLTNMRWLGVKGRHEVKMTENGLKNMRWLGVKGRYDVKMTENGLKNMRWLGVKGRYKVKMTENGLKNMRWLGVKGRYEVKMTENGLNNMRWLGIKGRYEVKMTENGLKNMRWLGVKGRYEVKMTENGLKNMRWLGVKGRYEVKMTENGLKNMRWLGVKGRYEVKMTENGLKNMRWLGVKGRYEVKMTENGLKNMRWLGVKGRYEVKMTENGLKNMRWLGVKGRYEVKMTENGLKNMRWLGVKGRYEVKMTENGLKNMRWLGVKGKYEVKMTENGLKNMRWLGVKGRYEVKMTENGLKNMRWLGVKGKYEVKMTENGLKNMRWLGVKGRYDVKMTENGLKNMRWLGVKGRYEVKMTENGLKNMRWLGVKGKYEVKMTENGLKNMRWLGVKGRYEVKMTENGLKNMRWLGVKER; encoded by the exons ATGAGATGGCTTGGAGTTAAGGGAAGGTATAAagtaaaaatgacagaaaatggaCTTACGAACATGAGATGGCTTGGAGTTAAGGGAAGGTATAAagtaaaaatgacagaaaatggaCTTAAGAACATGAGATGGCTTGGAGTTAAGGGAAGGTATGAagtaaaaatgacagaaaatggaCTAAAGAACATGAGATGGCTTGGTATTAAGGGAAGGTATGAggtaaaaatgacagaaaatggaCTAAAGAACATGAGATGGCTTGGTATTAAGGGAAGGTATGAagtaaaaatgacagaaaatggaCTTACGAACATGAGATGGCTTGGAGTTAAGGGAAAGTATGAagtaaaaatgacagaaaatggaCTTAAGAACATGAGATGGCTTGGAGTTAAGGGAAGGTATGAggtaaaaatgacagaaaatggaCTAAAGAACATGAGATGGCTTGGAGTTAAGGGAAGGCATGAggtaaaaatgacagaaaatggaCTTACGAACATGAGATGGCTTGGAGTTAAGGGAAGGCATGAggtaaaaatgacagaaaatggaCTTAAGAACATGAGATGGCTTGGAGTTAAGGGAAGGTATGATgtaaaaatgacagaaaatggaCTTAAGAACATGAGATGGCTTGGAGTTAAGGGAAGGTATAAagtaaaaatgacagaaaatggaCTAAAGAACATGAGATGGCTTGGAGTTAAGGGAAGGTATGAggtaaaaatgacagaaaatggaCTTAATAACATGAGATGGCTTGGTATTAAGGGAAGGTATGAggtaaaaatgacagaaaatggaCTAAAGAACATGAGATGGCTTGGAGTTAAGGGAAGGTATGAagtaaaaatgacagaaaatggaCTAAAGAACATGAGATGGCTTGGAGTTAAGGGAAGGTATGAagtaaaaatgacagaaaatggaCTTAAGAACATGAGATGGCTTGGAGTTAAGGGAAG GTATGAagtaaaaatgacagaaaatggaCTTAAGAACATGAGATGGCTTGGAGTTAAGGGAAGGTATGAagtaaaaatgacagaaaatggaCTTAAGAACATGAGATGGCTTGGAGTTAAGGGAAG GTATGAggtaaaaatgacagaaaatggaCTTAAGAACATGAGATGGCTTGGAGTTAAGGGAAG GTATGAagtaaaaatgacagaaaatggaCTAAAGAACATGAGATGGCTTGGAGTTAAGGGAAGGTATGAggtaaaaatgacagaaaatggaCTTAAGAACATGAGATGGCTTGGAGTTAAGGGAAAGTATGAggtaaaaatgacagaaaatggaCTTAAGAACATGAGATGGCTTGGAGTTAAGGGAAGGTATGAggtaaaaatgacagaaaatggaCTTAAGAACATGAGATGGCTTGGAGTTAAGGGAAAGTATGAggtaaaaatgacagaaaatggaCTTAAGAACATGAGATGGCTTGGAGTTAAGGGAAGGTATGATgtaaaaatgacagaaaatggaCTTAAGAACATGAGATGGCTTGGAGTTAAGGGAAGGTATGAagtaaaaatgacagaaaatggaCTAAAGAACATGAGATGGCTTGGAGTTAAGGGAAAGTATGAggtaaaaatgacagaaaatggaCTTAAGAACATGAGATGGCTTGGAGTTAAGGGAAGGTATGAggtaaaaatgacagaaaatggaCTTAAGAACATGAGATGGCTTGgagttaaggaaaggtaa
- the LOC127000577 gene encoding uncharacterized protein LOC127000577 isoform X26: MRWLGVKGRYKVKMTENGLTNMRWLGVKGRYKVKMTENGLKNMRWLGVKGRYEVKMTENGLKNMRWLGIKGRYEVKMTENGLKNMRWLGIKGRYEVKMTENGLTNMRWLGVKGKYEVKMTENGLKNMRWLGVKGRYEVKMTENGLKNMRWLGVKGRHEVKMTENGLTNMRWLGVKGRHEVKMTENGLKNMRWLGVKGRYDVKMTENGLKNMRWLGVKGRYKVKMTENGLKNMRWLGVKGRYEVKMTENGLNNMRWLGIKGRYEVKMTENGLKNMRWLGVKGRYEVKMTENGLKNMRWLGVKGRYEVKMTENGLKNMRWLGVKGRYEVKMTENGLKNMRWLGVKGKYEVKMTENGLKNMRWLGVKGRYEVKMTENGLKNMRWLGVKGKYEVKMTENGLKNMRWLGVKGRYDVKMTENGLKNMRWLGVKGRYEVKMTENGLKNMRWLGVKGKYEVKMTENGLKNMRWLGVKGRYEVKMTENGLKNMRWLGVKER; encoded by the exons ATGAGATGGCTTGGAGTTAAGGGAAGGTATAAagtaaaaatgacagaaaatggaCTTACGAACATGAGATGGCTTGGAGTTAAGGGAAGGTATAAagtaaaaatgacagaaaatggaCTTAAGAACATGAGATGGCTTGGAGTTAAGGGAAGGTATGAagtaaaaatgacagaaaatggaCTAAAGAACATGAGATGGCTTGGTATTAAGGGAAGGTATGAggtaaaaatgacagaaaatggaCTAAAGAACATGAGATGGCTTGGTATTAAGGGAAGGTATGAagtaaaaatgacagaaaatggaCTTACGAACATGAGATGGCTTGGAGTTAAGGGAAAGTATGAagtaaaaatgacagaaaatggaCTTAAGAACATGAGATGGCTTGGAGTTAAGGGAAGGTATGAggtaaaaatgacagaaaatggaCTAAAGAACATGAGATGGCTTGGAGTTAAGGGAAGGCATGAggtaaaaatgacagaaaatggaCTTACGAACATGAGATGGCTTGGAGTTAAGGGAAGGCATGAggtaaaaatgacagaaaatggaCTTAAGAACATGAGATGGCTTGGAGTTAAGGGAAGGTATGATgtaaaaatgacagaaaatggaCTTAAGAACATGAGATGGCTTGGAGTTAAGGGAAGGTATAAagtaaaaatgacagaaaatggaCTAAAGAACATGAGATGGCTTGGAGTTAAGGGAAGGTATGAggtaaaaatgacagaaaatggaCTTAATAACATGAGATGGCTTGGTATTAAGGGAAGGTATGAggtaaaaatgacagaaaatggaCTAAAGAACATGAGATGGCTTGGAGTTAAGGGAAG GTATGAggtaaaaatgacagaaaatggaCTTAAGAACATGAGATGGCTTGGAGTTAAGGGAAG GTATGAagtaaaaatgacagaaaatggaCTAAAGAACATGAGATGGCTTGGAGTTAAGGGAAGGTATGAggtaaaaatgacagaaaatggaCTTAAGAACATGAGATGGCTTGGAGTTAAGGGAAAGTATGAggtaaaaatgacagaaaatggaCTTAAGAACATGAGATGGCTTGGAGTTAAGGGAAGGTATGAggtaaaaatgacagaaaatggaCTTAAGAACATGAGATGGCTTGGAGTTAAGGGAAAGTATGAggtaaaaatgacagaaaatggaCTTAAGAACATGAGATGGCTTGGAGTTAAGGGAAGGTATGATgtaaaaatgacagaaaatggaCTTAAGAACATGAGATGGCTTGGAGTTAAGGGAAGGTATGAagtaaaaatgacagaaaatggaCTAAAGAACATGAGATGGCTTGGAGTTAAGGGAAAGTATGAggtaaaaatgacagaaaatggaCTTAAGAACATGAGATGGCTTGGAGTTAAGGGAAGGTATGAggtaaaaatgacagaaaatggaCTTAAGAACATGAGATGGCTTGgagttaaggaaaggtaa
- the LOC127000577 gene encoding uncharacterized protein LOC127000577 isoform X18: MRWLGVKGRYKVKMTENGLTNMRWLGVKGRYKVKMTENGLKNMRWLGVKGRYEVKMTENGLKNMRWLGIKGRYEVKMTENGLKNMRWLGIKGRYEVKMTENGLTNMRWLGVKGKYEVKMTENGLKNMRWLGVKGRYEVKMTENGLKNMRWLGVKGRHEVKMTENGLTNMRWLGVKGRHEVKMTENGLKNMRWLGVKGRYDVKMTENGLKNMRWLGVKGRYKVKMTENGLKNMRWLGVKGRYEVKMTENGLNNMRWLGIKGRYEVKMTENGLKNMRWLGVKGRYEVKMTENGLKNMRWLGVKGRYEVKMTENGLKNMRWLGVKGRYEVKMTENGLKNMRWLGVKGRYEVKMTENGLKNMRWLGVKGRYEVKMTENGLKNMRWLGVKGRYEVKMTENGLKNMRWLGVKGRYEVKMTENGLKNMRWLGVKGKYEVKMTENGLKNMRWLGVKGRYDVKMTENGLKNMRWLGVKGRYEVKMTENGLKNMRWLGVKGKYEVKMTENGLKNMRWLGVKGRYEVKMTENGLKNMRWLGVKER; this comes from the exons ATGAGATGGCTTGGAGTTAAGGGAAGGTATAAagtaaaaatgacagaaaatggaCTTACGAACATGAGATGGCTTGGAGTTAAGGGAAGGTATAAagtaaaaatgacagaaaatggaCTTAAGAACATGAGATGGCTTGGAGTTAAGGGAAGGTATGAagtaaaaatgacagaaaatggaCTAAAGAACATGAGATGGCTTGGTATTAAGGGAAGGTATGAggtaaaaatgacagaaaatggaCTAAAGAACATGAGATGGCTTGGTATTAAGGGAAGGTATGAagtaaaaatgacagaaaatggaCTTACGAACATGAGATGGCTTGGAGTTAAGGGAAAGTATGAagtaaaaatgacagaaaatggaCTTAAGAACATGAGATGGCTTGGAGTTAAGGGAAGGTATGAggtaaaaatgacagaaaatggaCTAAAGAACATGAGATGGCTTGGAGTTAAGGGAAGGCATGAggtaaaaatgacagaaaatggaCTTACGAACATGAGATGGCTTGGAGTTAAGGGAAGGCATGAggtaaaaatgacagaaaatggaCTTAAGAACATGAGATGGCTTGGAGTTAAGGGAAGGTATGATgtaaaaatgacagaaaatggaCTTAAGAACATGAGATGGCTTGGAGTTAAGGGAAGGTATAAagtaaaaatgacagaaaatggaCTAAAGAACATGAGATGGCTTGGAGTTAAGGGAAGGTATGAggtaaaaatgacagaaaatggaCTTAATAACATGAGATGGCTTGGTATTAAGGGAAGGTATGAggtaaaaatgacagaaaatggaCTAAAGAACATGAGATGGCTTGGAGTTAAGGGAAGGTATGAagtaaaaatgacagaaaatggaCTAAAGAACATGAGATGGCTTGGAGTTAAGGGAAGGTATGAagtaaaaatgacagaaaatggaCTTAAGAACATGAGATGGCTTGGAGTTAAGGGAAG GTATGAagtaaaaatgacagaaaatggaCTTAAGAACATGAGATGGCTTGGAGTTAAGGGAAGGTATGAagtaaaaatgacagaaaatggaCTTAAGAACATGAGATGGCTTGGAGTTAAGGGAAG GTATGAggtaaaaatgacagaaaatggaCTTAAGAACATGAGATGGCTTGGAGTTAAGGGAAGGTATGAg gtaaaaatgacagaaaatggaCTTAAGAACATGAGATGGCTTGGAGTTAAGGGAAGGTATGAggtaaaaatgacagaaaatggaCTTAAGAACATGAGATGGCTTGGAGTTAAGGGAAAGTATGAggtaaaaatgacagaaaatggaCTTAAGAACATGAGATGGCTTGGAGTTAAGGGAAGGTATGATgtaaaaatgacagaaaatggaCTTAAGAACATGAGATGGCTTGGAGTTAAGGGAAGGTATGAagtaaaaatgacagaaaatggaCTAAAGAACATGAGATGGCTTGGAGTTAAGGGAAAGTATGAggtaaaaatgacagaaaatggaCTTAAGAACATGAGATGGCTTGGAGTTAAGGGAAGGTATGAggtaaaaatgacagaaaatggaCTTAAGAACATGAGATGGCTTGgagttaaggaaaggtaa